A single Pseudovibrio sp. Tun.PSC04-5.I4 DNA region contains:
- the repC gene encoding plasmid replication protein RepC yields the protein MLHQSIAPFRRINPAILSAQCLASEPLTEDIVKKDLAMTLKRAAPVLKITGTPYQILDILLGLVRAEDLRAGGRPLVAISNEKLAQYTDRSTRTVSRCIKRLVEAGILAYADSPNGRRFIRRDRSGAIDYGYGLDLTPACMRLQELQESVTAFQEQLKLEKQARRLVVARARAVKDLALLLGDTGISIMDRLEGILALPLDPVSRAKEIETIYQNALQLETKLSCLGDKNGAAISNTTHPHIKKEVETNRNASNETSLNSSNDNGANTAVEVALEKKPVATYGKLQTGSTTALPSSLLAGVSIGLLSQACSEVGDLLQVQISNWNTLFALTEDLRHLIGLSEAGWNAACTAQGRHLAAACLVVVAEKALRDPEAIGRPGGYFRAMIERANDDKLNLQKSIFGLVRAYGFKGSQL from the coding sequence ATGCTGCATCAATCAATAGCTCCATTTCGGCGAATTAATCCTGCCATTCTGTCCGCTCAATGTCTTGCCAGTGAACCGTTGACTGAGGATATTGTAAAGAAAGATCTCGCCATGACTTTGAAACGGGCAGCTCCTGTTTTGAAGATCACTGGGACGCCTTACCAGATCCTGGACATTCTGCTCGGTTTGGTGCGAGCGGAAGACTTACGAGCGGGTGGGCGACCATTAGTTGCAATCTCTAATGAGAAGCTTGCTCAATATACAGACAGGTCCACTCGCACGGTCAGTCGGTGTATTAAGCGGCTCGTAGAAGCAGGTATTCTGGCATATGCAGATAGTCCAAACGGTCGCCGCTTCATCAGGCGTGATCGGAGTGGAGCGATAGACTACGGGTATGGCTTAGATCTTACACCAGCTTGTATGAGGCTCCAAGAACTACAAGAAAGCGTAACGGCTTTTCAGGAACAGTTAAAGCTAGAGAAGCAGGCTCGCCGGTTGGTTGTTGCTCGTGCGCGAGCGGTGAAGGATTTAGCGCTCTTGTTGGGAGACACAGGCATTTCGATTATGGATCGTTTGGAAGGGATTTTGGCCTTACCTCTTGACCCAGTTTCACGAGCCAAAGAAATAGAGACAATCTATCAAAATGCTTTGCAACTAGAAACAAAATTGTCGTGCTTGGGTGACAAAAATGGCGCTGCTATATCTAATACAACACATCCACACATTAAGAAAGAAGTAGAAACTAACCGGAATGCCTCTAACGAGACATCCTTAAATTCATCAAATGACAACGGCGCTAACACCGCCGTTGAAGTGGCTCTTGAAAAGAAGCCTGTCGCTACCTACGGGAAACTTCAAACAGGAAGTACAACCGCCCTCCCCTCGTCACTGCTTGCTGGAGTTTCAATAGGCTTGCTCAGTCAAGCGTGCAGCGAGGTTGGCGATCTACTGCAAGTACAGATTTCAAACTGGAATACTTTGTTTGCTTTAACAGAGGATCTGCGTCACCTTATTGGCCTTTCTGAAGCGGGATGGAACGCTGCTTGCACTGCTCAAGGCAGACATTTGGCAGCAGCTTGTCTTGTTGTGGTGGCTGAAAAGGCTTTGCGTGACCCGGAGGCTATAGGCAGACCTGGAGGCTATTTCCGCGCTATGATTGAACGTGCTAACGACGATAAGTTGAATTTACAAAAATCTATTTTTGGGCTGGTTCGCGCTTATGGTTTTAAGGGGTCACAGCTGTGA